A genomic region of Alnus glutinosa chromosome 11, dhAlnGlut1.1, whole genome shotgun sequence contains the following coding sequences:
- the LOC133880825 gene encoding pentatricopeptide repeat-containing protein At2g17033, whose product MIAPKENRDLTHTTHLLSRRMMVVLGGGLKLPLPSPLPCNPRQAPTQKLTPLLPKCVLTKQAHRFLSTLTATTAASTTDKLIRKFVSSSPKSVALHTLSHLLSPRTSHPHLSSLALPLYTRISEASWFSWNPKLVADLVALLDKQGHYNEWERLISEAVSKLELRERELALFYCDLVESHSKRSSKRGFEVSYTHLNQLLRNSASVYVKRRCYESIVGGLCEMGRPREAENVFEEMHVRGLKASRFEFRSVLYAYGRLGSFEDMQRIVHQMENEGLGIDTVCSNMVLSAYGAHDKLAEMASRLRKMKASGIPFSVRTYNSVLNSCPRIMAMLEVINGLPLSIEELSGVLNGDEALVVEELVGSCSVLEEVMEWDSLEAKLDLHGMHLGSAYLIMLQWVEELRLRLMDGKHVIPEQVTVVCGSGKHSSVRGKSPVKGLVRNMLVRMKSPMRNDRKNIGCFVCKGKVVRDWLC is encoded by the exons ATGATAGCACCTAAAGAGAATAGGGACCTCACTCACACCACTCACCTGCTGAGCCGAAGAATGATGGTAGTATTAGGAGGCGGTCTTAAACTGCCTCTCCCGTCACCATTACCATGCAACCCTCGCCAAGcaccaacacaaaaactaactcCATTGTTGCCCAAATGCGTACTAACCAAACAAGCCCACCGCTTCCTCTCCACCCTGACAGCCACCACCGCCGCCTCAACCACAGACAAGTTAATACGCAAATTTGTGTCAAGTTCACCGAAATCTGTAGCTCTCCACACCCTCTCCCATTTACTCTCCCCCCGCACCTCCCACCCCCACCTCTCCTCTCTCGCCCTCCCC TTGTACACGAGGATCTCCGAAGCCTCTTGGTTCAGTTGGAACCCAAAGCTGGTAGCGGACCTCGTGGCCTTGCTTGATAAACAAGGACATTACAACGAATGGGAAAGGCTGATTTCTGAAGCCGTTTCGAAGTTAGAGCTGCGAGAGCGAGAGCTCGCTCTTTTCTACTGCGACTTGGTGGAGTCTCATTCCAAGCGAAGTTCAAAGCGAGGATTTGAGGTTTCTTACACTCATCTGAATCAGCTTCTTCGTAACTCTGCCTCTGTTTACGTCAAACGTCGATGTTACGAATCAATTGTCGGGGGGTTATGCGAAATGGGTCGGCCTCGCGAGGCCGAAAATGTGTTTGAAGAAATGCACGTGAGAGGGCTGAAAGCGTCGCGGTTTGAGTTCAGGTCTGTTTTGTATGCGTACGGGAGATTGGGATCGTTTGAAGATATGCAGAGAATCGTGCACCAAATGGAGAACGAAGGTTTGGGTATAGACACGGTCTGTTCGAACATGGTTCTTTCGGCGTATGGAGCTCATGACAAGCTGGCAGAAATGGCTTCGAGGCTTCGGAAAATGAAAGCTTCGGGCATTCCCTTCTCGGTCAGGACGTACAACTCGGTCTTGAATTCATGCCCAAGAATCATGGCAATGCTAGAAGTCATCAATGGTCTACCGCTTTCCATTGAGGAGCTTAGTGGGGTTTTGAATGGTGACGAGGCTTTGGTGGTGGAAGAATTGGTTGGATCGTGTTCGGTTTTGGAGGAGGTAATGGAGTGGGATTCTTTGGAGGCCAAGTTGGATTTGCATGGAATGCATTTGGGTTCGGCCTACTTGATAATGTTGCAGTGGGTGGAGGAGTTGCGCCTCCGTTTGATGGATGGGAAGCATGTGATTCCGGAGCAGGTTACCGTGGTCTGTGGGTCGGGAAAGCATAGCAGTGTCAGAGGTAAATCGCCGGTGAAAGGTTTGGTTAGAAACATGTTGGTTCGCATGAAGAGTCCAATGAGGAATGATAGGAAGAACATTGGTTGTTTTGTTTGCAAGGGGAAAGTTGTGAGAGACTGGTTATGTTGA